From the Montipora capricornis isolate CH-2021 chromosome 2, ASM3666992v2, whole genome shotgun sequence genome, one window contains:
- the LOC138039205 gene encoding neuronal pentraxin receptor-like, with translation MINVAVEGDKCDLCKANKQLQQDIDHLRKEIETVKNRSSQIQPGLPTKDFDLYFTNVGIDDYVIHHGLAVTSAFTICFRVRTTEKTVNDLTVVSYSSSRNFNEILVDRMSSIHLTINDKAVNSGVSVDDGFWHHVCTTWESSNGFWKVYKDGSEEARGSRLKSGYKTKTNGILIVGQEQDSFGGDFDPSQHLLGELTGLNIWNRVLSPSKILEMSKSCHVGQGNVKKWSDFKVGIRGNVRVISPSACEV, from the exons ATGATAAACGTAGCCGTGGAAGGTGACAAGTGCGACTTGTGCAAGGCAAACAAACAACTCCAACAAGACATCGACCACCTGAGAAAAGAAATTGAGACTGTGAAAAATAGAAGCAGTCAAATTCAGCCAG GTTTGCCTACGAAGGATTTCGACCTTTATTTCACGAACGTTGGAATCGATGATTACGTTATCCATCATGGTCTAGCAGTAACCAGCGCTTTTACGATCTGTTTTCGAGTGCGTACCACTGAAAAGACAGTCAACGATCTGACTGTCGTGAGTTACAGCTCATCAAGGAACTTCAACGAAATACTGGTGGACAGGATGTCATCAATTCATCTTACCATCAACGACAAAGCAGT AAATAGCGGTGTATCTGTAGATGACGGATTCTGGCATCATGTCTGTACCACATGGGAGAGCTCGAATGGATTTTGGAAAGTTTACAAAGATGGTAGCGAGGAAGCCCGTGGTTCTAGGTTGAAGTCTGGTTATAAAACAAAGACGAACGGAATCCTCATTGTTGGGCAAGAACAAGATTCTTTTGGTGGCGACTTTGACCCAAGTCAACATCTCCTTGGAGAACTGACGGGCCTGAATATTTGGAACAGAGTTCTCTCTCCGAGTAAAATCTTGGAAATGTCGAAATCGTGCCATGTGGGGCAGGGTAACGTTAAGAAATGGTCTGATTTCAAAGTAGGAATCAGAGGCAATGTAAGGGTTATCTCCCCATCAGCTTGCGAAGTGTAA